CCGATCTGGTTACAAGGAAGTGCGACCTAGTTTTTTCcactccttttctctttttcgtgatattttatactatttttaatacaaaaattgaGGAccacgaagaaaagaaaaattgaaataaaaattgtcttggCTATATACTAAAATGTCGTTGCGTTTTCTCCTATTGTTTCGTTTTGTGCGACCAGATTTTGGAGCAGGAAAAGCACGTTCTGCGGCGCAAAGTGGACAATGTTGAAGGTGAATACGAGTCCAAGGTATCGGAGCTGCAGAGCGACGTCGCCGATCTGAGACGGGCCCTCGACGAGCAGCAGAACAACGTCAAAATGGCAGAGCGACAAAAGTCGTCCATCATTACCCAGTTGACGGAGCAGAACCAGCGACTCACTGCCCAACTCAAAGAGGTTCGTAGATATATATAACCCATTGCACAAgccattttattctttcggaACTTGGGATAGTTTTACTAAAATCCGTCCGTAGGGGATAGATATAATACCGTAACATCAACGTCAAGTTAATATATATTggcccccccctctctctcccgccTTCCTTCAGTCAACCGTTACTCACGTTAACCGGTTCTTCTCATATGCGGGGGggtttccttcttccttccaggcggaagaaaaaagagaaaaattgagaaagaaaaaaaagtatggggTGGATTGATTCCGGGGCTCTCAACTAGTTAAGGAGATGACCAATGAACAGTTATTACCTTTTTAACCGGGGGgcatgtatacacacacatactacACGGAGCAAATGCATGCAaggaaacgaagaaaacaacaactgctggtcaacagctgttgtttttgttttgtcgtttttCCCGATATCGGAGAACTTTATCTatgcacttttttttcgtattatAGACGCACTTTGTGTTGATGGTGGCTAATTAgcgagaattttttttctttttttttttgactttcATAATTaggcgatgaaaaatgaagagcaACTGAGCGCCCAGCTGCAAGGCTTGCGTGATCAGTTCAGTTTGAGGAAATCTAGTCTCCAGGACCATGTCGGCCATTTGGAAATCATGAGAGAAGAGGTACGTTCTACGTTATTCCACTACTAATAATCATAAAACTCTGTCGCTTTATAATAACCAGTCAAGATAAAAAGAGAACCCGTCTAAAAAATGGCCGACTTGTTTGTCTTATTTCCCCTCCGTCATctgttgaatgaaaaaaaaaaaaaacgaacagaTCGTGATGCTGACCgagaagaaaacggaattGGAGCGACGGCTTCAGCACCTGCTGACGGAGCGTGAGGGTCTGACATCGAACCTGGACGAGTCGTCGGACAGGATCGTCGGACTGGAGCGCCAGTGTCACGAGCAGGAGGTTCACCTGCGAGAAACCCACCGGGAGCTGAACGAATTGCGGGCGGCCAACGGGTCACTGTGCGAGCGACTGGAATCGATGACGAGGAACCTGTCCTCACCGTCGGCTCCTTCCTTCCACCACCACAGTCACTCGCTGCTGGCCGAAATGGACCTGTCGGCCGCCAGTTCCGGTCACGGCTCGGCTTCCAGCCCAAACTCGCACCCGTCCCTCACCGGCCAGGACGACATCGAGATCGACGACATCGAGTGCGACGATCCTCAGGGCGAGAATTCCCTCGTCGTCGAAGAGCAAAaccaaaaggtaaaaaaatgaaaacgaaagaGTTACCGGTATACGTCTTTGACATACCACCTGTCCATTAATGAAGGAACATGAGAGCCCAGCTAGTCGTTAGCGGTTTCCCGCTGTGGTGGACCATCATCAAAACAAAGTTATTAGCATATTTTACAAGATGTGAAAGGCTCAGAAATGATTGTCCAACATTTCAgatagagaaaagaattccaaATTTGAGATGACAAAAAACAGGAAGTTCTCATCTGATTTTGCTTTAtgtggttattattattattatcgtagATGAGACAAGAAGTGATGGACGCCTGCGTGGCTCTGAGGTCCCTGTGCGAGACGGTGAGAGCCCAGCGACGTCGGGCGTCGCTGTCGCTGTCGTCCTTCACCTCGTCCAACGGGAGCGGTCAGAACGCCTCGGTGGTGAGCTCGGCGTCGACCGACACGGACGGCGACGGACACGGCAGCATCCCGCGGCTGGACGGCAAACAGGACACGGGTCTGCTCAATTACCTCGTCAAAGACATTGATCACCTGGTGAGAGGCTCGGCCTGGTTCCAGCTCGACTTCTCCCAGTGCGACCAGTGCGGACGCAGCCCCAACGACCTCCTCCAGCTCGAGTCCGAGCTGCACTTGACCCAGGAGGCGGCCGACCGGTTGCAGCGCAATTTGGCCGACAAGACGGAAGAATCCAAGCGACGCAACGAGGAAGCCACATCCTTCAAAAATCAGGTACTGTGTACTATACCGGCGCACTctcaaattaaattcaatGAATATATAACTCGATCGGAAGTGACGGCCTAGTTTTACTCTTCAATGTaacattttcccccttttattttgggaTTGAAACAGCTGACGCTCAAAGAGGTGGAGCTGGAAGCGACTCGCGAGGAAC
This window of the Daphnia pulex isolate KAP4 chromosome 5, ASM2113471v1 genome carries:
- the LOC124194129 gene encoding bicaudal D-related protein homolog; this translates as MPGENRHQSSSNLKGHHMLDNYAIMEQQQQQQQHHQPAADLSEPVGNGSLQELYAQLVQKERDLLLAAQLGKALLEKNEELGLQNEKMAEEYSRQLEILEQEKHVLRRKVDNVEGEYESKVSELQSDVADLRRALDEQQNNVKMAERQKSSIITQLTEQNQRLTAQLKEAMKNEEQLSAQLQGLRDQFSLRKSSLQDHVGHLEIMREEIVMLTEKKTELERRLQHLLTEREGLTSNLDESSDRIVGLERQCHEQEVHLRETHRELNELRAANGSLCERLESMTRNLSSPSAPSFHHHSHSLLAEMDLSAASSGHGSASSPNSHPSLTGQDDIEIDDIECDDPQGENSLVVEEQNQKMRQEVMDACVALRSLCETVRAQRRRASLSLSSFTSSNGSGQNASVVSSASTDTDGDGHGSIPRLDGKQDTGLLNYLVKDIDHLVRGSAWFQLDFSQCDQCGRSPNDLLQLESELHLTQEAADRLQRNLADKTEESKRRNEEATSFKNQLTLKEVELEATREERDTARRDVRDTHLAKDEIIRRAWEVRDQAVSRKNAAEIELARTRIDVLQINSQLLEAIQQKVELSQQLDQWQVDMQQLLDDQMKSKLSKQERLRSMASAGGGAAQQSAGTTAGTANSPQQRKTKFLGLFQRS